A genomic region of Kribbella sp. NBC_00382 contains the following coding sequences:
- the mtrB gene encoding MtrAB system histidine kinase MtrB, whose product MWRTHPRHWPDVWRRSIQARIVTGTLLMSTIVLILVGWVMMSQVTDGILESRRDSAKQEAVAQLASLTGSINAADPGTLQNKLSLLVAGSNRPGLYEVVLIPSDSADSNAIRTTGLVESESIPSELRASVSQDETKLFDTYMRIDYQGNRSEPGLAIGSQLRVQNSTAQRYEVYFLFPLTAQKETLDVVQRALVTAGLLLVVLLGAVAWLVTRQVVTPVRMARRIAERLAAGRLEERMQVRGTDDLARLAVSFNKMASNLQQQIRRLEELSRLQRRFVSDVSHELRTPLTTVRMAADLLHETRDDFDPITRRSVELLQGELNRFEGLLADLLEISRFDAGAAALDLEDVDLRDIVSRVLENHETLLGHKGCEVVLDMPEPCRAQVDSRRIERILRNLIGNAVEHSEGRPIRISTAYDEDAAAVAVRDHGVGFRAEEADMVFSRFWRADPARARTTGGTGLGLSIALEDARLHGGRLDAWGSPGDGAYFRLTVPRRPDVTLTGSPLPARPADAARVVTEMSLVDVGAPYQKLTGGDES is encoded by the coding sequence CTGTGGCGGACCCACCCGCGGCACTGGCCGGACGTCTGGCGGCGCTCGATCCAGGCCCGGATCGTCACCGGCACGCTGCTGATGTCGACGATCGTGCTGATCCTGGTCGGCTGGGTGATGATGAGCCAGGTCACCGACGGCATCCTGGAGTCCCGCCGCGACAGCGCCAAGCAGGAGGCCGTCGCGCAGCTCGCGTCGCTGACCGGCTCGATCAACGCGGCCGACCCCGGCACCCTGCAGAACAAGCTCTCGCTGCTCGTCGCGGGCTCCAACCGCCCCGGCCTGTACGAGGTGGTGCTGATCCCGAGCGACAGCGCCGACTCGAACGCGATCCGGACCACCGGCCTGGTCGAGAGCGAGTCGATCCCGTCCGAGCTGCGCGCGTCCGTCTCGCAGGACGAGACCAAGCTGTTCGACACCTATATGCGGATCGACTACCAGGGCAACCGCAGCGAGCCGGGCCTGGCCATCGGCTCCCAGTTGCGGGTACAGAACTCCACTGCCCAGCGGTACGAGGTGTACTTCCTCTTCCCGCTCACCGCGCAGAAGGAGACGCTCGACGTCGTCCAGCGGGCCCTGGTCACCGCCGGGCTGCTGCTGGTCGTCCTGCTTGGCGCTGTCGCCTGGCTGGTCACTCGGCAGGTCGTCACCCCGGTACGGATGGCCCGGCGGATCGCTGAGCGGCTTGCGGCCGGCCGGCTCGAGGAGCGGATGCAGGTCCGCGGTACCGACGACCTGGCCCGGCTGGCGGTCTCCTTCAACAAGATGGCCAGCAACCTGCAGCAACAGATCCGCAGGCTGGAGGAGCTGTCCAGGCTGCAGCGCAGGTTCGTCTCGGACGTCTCGCACGAGCTGCGGACGCCGCTGACCACGGTCCGGATGGCTGCCGACCTGCTGCACGAGACCCGGGACGACTTCGACCCGATCACCCGCCGCTCGGTCGAGCTGCTGCAGGGCGAGCTCAACCGGTTCGAGGGACTGCTGGCCGACCTGCTCGAGATCAGCCGCTTCGACGCCGGCGCCGCCGCTCTCGACCTGGAGGACGTCGACCTGCGAGACATCGTCTCCCGGGTGCTGGAGAACCACGAGACCCTGCTGGGCCACAAGGGCTGCGAGGTCGTGCTGGACATGCCCGAGCCGTGCCGCGCCCAGGTCGACTCGCGCCGGATCGAGCGGATCCTGCGCAACCTGATCGGCAACGCGGTCGAGCACAGCGAGGGCCGGCCGATCCGGATCAGCACCGCGTACGACGAGGACGCCGCTGCGGTGGCCGTCCGCGACCACGGCGTCGGCTTCCGGGCCGAAGAGGCCGACATGGTGTTTAGCCGATTCTGGCGGGCCGACCCGGCCAGGGCGCGTACTACCGGTGGTACCGGGCTGGGCCTGTCCATCGCGCTGGAGGACGCCCGGTTGCACGGCGGCCGACTGGACGCGTGGGGCTCGCCCGGTGACGGCGCATACTTCCGCCTGACCGTCCCGCGTCGCCCGGACGTCACCTTGACCGGCTCGCCGCTCCCCGCCCGGCCCGCGGACGCGGCGCGAGTGGTGACCGAGATGTCGCTGGTCGATGTCGGCGCTCCGTACCAGAAGCTCACGGGTGGTGATGAGTCATGA